From Mytilus edulis chromosome 9, xbMytEdul2.2, whole genome shotgun sequence, the proteins below share one genomic window:
- the LOC139489400 gene encoding thrombospondin-1-like, protein MAIKIRENKNLKGLEIKLDGPIVLCEAVVNTTWNPWGACRKIPGNLDQNCIGNQTRTGFSVDSDANYTRTPLAQSQDCNLTSDIVDGRYTLWSEWDDCSKMCDQPTTRIRTCTNPTPCNGGEDCSQFGRDTLTKDCGPLAGQWGAWGAWGSCTMPAGSVTYGTGTYLRSRKCDNPVNICGGDYCIGVNQTDGNCRGNA, encoded by the exons ATGGCAATAAAGATAAgggaaaataaaaacttaaaaggACTAGAAATAAAATTAGACG gtcCAATAGTTCTCTGTGAAGCTGTAGTAAACACAACATGGAACCCTTGGGGAGCATGTAGAAAAATTCCTGGAAATTTAGATCAAAACTGCATAGGAAATCAGACAAGAACAGGATTTTCAGTGGACAGTGACGCTAATTACACTCGAACACCTCTTGCACAGTCACAAGACTGTAATCTTACATCTG ATATAGTTGATGGTCGTTACACATTATGGAGTGAATGGGATGATTGCTCAAAAATGTGTGATCAACCAACAACTAGAATCAGAACATGTACTAACCCCACACCATGCAATGGCGGTGAAGATTGTTCACAATTTGGAAGAGATACCCTTACAAAAGATTGCG GACCTCTGGCAGGACAATGGGGAGCATGGGGAGCTTGGGGTTCGTGTACAATGCCTGCTGGTTCAGTCACTTACGGAACTGGTACCTATCTACGTTCCAGAAAATGTGATAATCCAGTTAATATTTGTGGTGGAGATTATTGCATAGGAGTAAATCAGACTGACGGAAATTGCAGAGGTAACGCTTAG